A region from the Agrobacterium cucumeris genome encodes:
- a CDS encoding Maf-like protein, with the protein MKQELILASSSASRQMLMRNAGLTFSAIPADIDERALDEQLERDGANPEEVALELAKAKALAVGRLHPATLVLGCDQTMALGTRVYHKPKTMAEAEAHLLSLSGKVHRLNSAAVLVHGGEVIWQTVSSAELAVRILTAEFVSRHLQRVGHRALTSVGAYQLEGEGIQLFTSIEGDYFTILGLPLLPLLSKLRDMDVIDG; encoded by the coding sequence ATGAAACAAGAGTTGATCCTCGCCTCGTCCAGTGCATCCCGCCAAATGCTGATGCGCAATGCGGGGCTGACATTTTCTGCAATACCCGCGGATATTGATGAGCGTGCGCTCGATGAGCAGCTGGAACGAGACGGCGCGAACCCGGAAGAGGTCGCGCTGGAACTGGCAAAGGCAAAGGCCCTTGCAGTCGGCAGGCTGCACCCGGCGACGCTGGTTCTTGGATGTGACCAGACCATGGCGCTCGGGACCCGTGTCTATCATAAGCCGAAAACCATGGCGGAGGCCGAAGCCCATCTGCTGTCATTATCAGGTAAGGTTCACCGGCTGAACAGTGCCGCCGTTCTCGTTCATGGCGGTGAGGTGATATGGCAGACGGTCTCCAGCGCGGAACTTGCCGTGCGGATTTTGACCGCCGAATTTGTCTCCCGTCATTTGCAGCGGGTGGGTCACAGAGCCCTGACCAGCGTCGGCGCCTACCAGCTCGAAGGGGAGGGAATCCAGCTATTCACCTCCATCGAGGGGGATTATTTCACGATTCTTGGCCTACCGCTTTTGCCACTTTTATCGAAACTGCGCGACATGGATGTCATCGATGGCTGA
- a CDS encoding pyruvate, water dikinase regulatory protein, which produces MENKKSFFHLHLISDSTGETLMSAGRAVSAQFHASMPVEHVYPMIRNQKQLGQVVDLIDKEPGIVLYTIVDQQLAEFLDLRCHAIGVPCVNVLEPIIGIFQTYLGAPSRRRVGAQHALNADYFARIEALNFAMDHDDGQMPETYDEADIIIIGISRTSKTPTSIYLANRGIKTANIPVVPNVPLPDSLYAATRPLIVGLVATSDRISQVRENRELGVTGGFDSGRYTDRATIMEELKYARALCARNNWPLIDVTRRSIEETAAAILALRQRTR; this is translated from the coding sequence GTGGAGAACAAAAAAAGTTTCTTCCATCTGCACCTGATTTCGGACTCAACGGGAGAGACTCTCATGTCGGCGGGTCGCGCCGTCTCGGCCCAGTTCCATGCCTCAATGCCGGTGGAACATGTTTATCCAATGATCAGGAACCAGAAACAGCTCGGCCAGGTCGTGGATCTTATCGACAAGGAACCGGGCATTGTTCTTTATACCATCGTCGACCAGCAGCTGGCCGAGTTTCTGGATCTGCGCTGCCATGCGATCGGCGTCCCCTGCGTTAATGTCCTTGAACCGATCATCGGCATTTTCCAGACTTATCTCGGTGCGCCATCGCGACGACGGGTGGGGGCGCAGCATGCGTTGAATGCCGATTATTTTGCGCGGATCGAAGCGCTCAATTTCGCCATGGATCATGATGACGGGCAAATGCCTGAAACCTATGACGAGGCCGATATCATCATCATCGGCATCAGCCGCACGTCAAAAACCCCAACCAGCATCTATCTCGCCAACCGGGGAATAAAGACCGCGAATATTCCGGTCGTTCCCAATGTACCCCTGCCCGATAGCCTCTATGCAGCCACCCGTCCGCTGATCGTTGGTCTTGTCGCGACGTCAGACCGCATATCGCAGGTGCGCGAGAACCGCGAACTCGGTGTGACGGGCGGATTTGACAGTGGCCGCTACACGGATCGCGCCACCATCATGGAAGAGCTGAAATATGCCCGTGCGCTCTGCGCCCGCAACAACTGGCCGCTGATCGATGTCACACGCCGTTCCATTGAGGAAACGGCCGCTGCCATCCTTGCCCTTCGCCAAAGGACACGATAA